TGGATATTCCTCACCAAAAATCTTTACTATTGATTGTCGCTCTACGATGCGACGCCCCAGAGTATTTGGGGCCTGCCAGCCGGTTATAAGAATCGTGTTTCTTGAATCCATGATCCGGTTTCTTAGATGGTGTAGAATGCGGCCGCTTTCCATCATTCCGCTGGCACTCATGATAATCGCGGGTCCCTTCAGTGTGTTGAGTTCTTTTGACTCCTCCACTGTTTGCGTGTAATGCATGGTGGTGAAGCCAAACGGGTTATGATTTTTATCGTTTAACAGAAATTCGCGCATTTCCTTATCATAGGTTTCAGGATGAAGACGGAAAATATCGGTCACACTGGTTGCTAATGGGCTATCGACATAGATCGGAAAGGGAGGAATTTCCTTATTGTTATAGAGCTTATGCAGGGCATAGACAAGCTGTTGTGTCCGACCCACGGCAAAAGAAGGGATAAGTAATGTCCCGCCTCGTTTAAACGTTTCCCTGATAATCCGTTTCAGCTCTTTTTCAGTTTCAGGATATGGCGGCAGCAAGCGGTTACCATAAGTCGATTCCATAATCAGGATATCTGTTCCTTCAGTTATGGGTTGGGGGTCACGAATGATAGGAATATCGGGCCGTCCGATATCGCCGCTGAAAACCACGCGTGTATTTTGCCCTGAATGTTTATCTTCTATATCCAAAATAACATGGGTGCTGCCAAGCATATGTCCGGCATCGACAAAGGTAAGGGCTACACCTGGCAGAATCTGGCGTCTGCGATTGTAGTTTATGCTAACAAAGCATTCCATGGCTTTTACCACATCCTCCTTCATATAGAGGGGCTCAAAGGGATTTTTCCCCTGTTTAATACGCCTGCGGTTAACAAACTCAACGTCGCGCTCTTGGATGTGCGCACTGTCCATGAGCATTGCCGCACATAAATCTCGTGTGCCTGCAGTACAGATAATATCACCCTGAAATCCTTTCTTTGTCAAACAGGGTATGTTCCCTGAGTGGTCAATATGCGCATGGGAAAGGACAATAACATCCGGCATTTCACCATCACAAAAACATTGACGATTGAGTTCAAAGGCTTCTTTTCTTTTGCCCTGAAACATTCCGCAATCAAGGAGTATTCGATATCCGTTTGCTTCAATAAGATGCCTTGAACCGGTTACTGTCTTGGCTGCACCTTCAAATTTTATCTTCATTCCGCTTATGCCCTCTTTCCCCATTGCTATAAGAATGCATACTTAAACAAAAAATAACCAGAATTTGAAAACTGATTTTTTTCTTCCAATAAATGCAAAATATTGTTCATGAAGAGGGAAAAAAGTCAAGATGATTCTTCAGTTTATGTCAGGTTTCCTTTTAAGGAGAATATTTTTTAGATGTTGACCAAATTCTTAAAATATATTATATTTCTCAACATTCAAATCATGTCTTAAAAAGAGAGGGTCTTGTAAGTGGTTGAAGAAAGGGAATTTATAGACTGTTTAACCTGTAAATACTGCGAACCATATTTCAGCACTAAAGAAACCGATGTTCATGAGATGTATGGATGTTGCAGATGTACTCTCCATGGTATCATCAACAAGACAGATGCTGTCTATTGCAGTGACTATGAGAAAAGGATATAAAAGATTGAGGAAATCTTTTAGCCTTACTTCTGCTTACATTTAAGAATTTATCAAATATTCAAACAATCATATTGAAATTCTATGAACAGAAAGGATTATGTCCTCTTAGCTCTTGAATGGTTTGTCAATCCTGACCATCTCCCCATTTTTGCGGCCAAAGAAAAGGGCTTTTTCGAAGAGCAGGGAATCGATATCTCTACTGTTGTTCCGACAACGGCTGAAGAATCTCTAAAACTCGTTGGTCTGGATAAGGCCGATTTTGGAGTCGGAGAGCAATCAAACCTCATCCTGAACAGATCCAAAGGGCTTCCTTTAATATCTGTTGGCCCACTCCTTGAACATACGGTTGTGGTTTTCATGTACCTAGAGAACAGCGGAATATCCAAGGTTAAAGATTTAAAGGGGAAAAGAATAGGGTGGCCAGGAATCGATATAGATGTCCCTTTTATTGAGGCAGTAACAGAACACGAAGGCTTAAAAAAGGAAGATTATACACTAGTAAGCGTTGGTTTTCATCTTACTGATGCCCTTCTCTCAAAAGAGGTAGATGCAGTATTCGGAGCATTTCAAAACTTTGAAAAGGTAGAAGCAGAGCTTAAAGGAGCAAGTATCGGCCTTTTCCAAATCCCTGAATATGGCGTACCTGATATGTATCAATTAATCTTTTTCACAAATGAAAAAAAGGCAAAAGAGAATCCTGATCTCTGCAAAAGATTCATGAGCGCCATAAAAAAAGGGATGGAAGTGACCATCAAAAACCCAGAAGAAGCCTTAAAAAGCTATTATCGATTAAATCCAGGCCTTGAATCAGAACTAAGCAAAAAGACCTTTGAAGCCACCCTGCCCTTTTTCGCAAGGTCAATGACTCAATCAAAAGAAAGATGGATGAGCGTTCAGGACTTTTTGTATGAGAGAGGCGTGATTGAGAAAAAGACAGCTATTGAAGGCCTCTTTACCAACCAATTTGTT
This DNA window, taken from Nitrospinota bacterium, encodes the following:
- a CDS encoding MBL fold metallo-hydrolase, producing the protein MKIKFEGAAKTVTGSRHLIEANGYRILLDCGMFQGKRKEAFELNRQCFCDGEMPDVIVLSHAHIDHSGNIPCLTKKGFQGDIICTAGTRDLCAAMLMDSAHIQERDVEFVNRRRIKQGKNPFEPLYMKEDVVKAMECFVSINYNRRRQILPGVALTFVDAGHMLGSTHVILDIEDKHSGQNTRVVFSGDIGRPDIPIIRDPQPITEGTDILIMESTYGNRLLPPYPETEKELKRIIRETFKRGGTLLIPSFAVGRTQQLVYALHKLYNNKEIPPFPIYVDSPLATSVTDIFRLHPETYDKEMREFLLNDKNHNPFGFTTMHYTQTVEESKELNTLKGPAIIMSASGMMESGRILHHLRNRIMDSRNTILITGWQAPNTLGRRIVERQSIVKIFGEEYP
- a CDS encoding ABC transporter substrate-binding protein, translated to MNRKDYVLLALEWFVNPDHLPIFAAKEKGFFEEQGIDISTVVPTTAEESLKLVGLDKADFGVGEQSNLILNRSKGLPLISVGPLLEHTVVVFMYLENSGISKVKDLKGKRIGWPGIDIDVPFIEAVTEHEGLKKEDYTLVSVGFHLTDALLSKEVDAVFGAFQNFEKVEAELKGASIGLFQIPEYGVPDMYQLIFFTNEKKAKENPDLCKRFMSAIKKGMEVTIKNPEEALKSYYRLNPGLESELSKKTFEATLPFFARSMTQSKERWMSVQDFLYERGVIEKKTAIEGLFTNQFV